Proteins from a genomic interval of Papaver somniferum cultivar HN1 chromosome 4, ASM357369v1, whole genome shotgun sequence:
- the LOC113276611 gene encoding mitochondrial import receptor subunit TOM20-like, producing MDMSQNDLDRLMFFDHARKTSEVAYEANPLDADNLTRWAGALLELSQFQSISESKMMIKDAISKLEEALGINPRKHDALWCLGNAYTSHAFLTPELDVAKGYFDKASVYFQEAVEEDPANELYQKSLEMNSKAPELHMEIHKQGFGQTLTGGGGSSTSSNMKGAKKKKNTDLYYDIGGWFVLVLGIAVWIGFAKSQAPPSPPR from the exons ATGGATATGTCTCAAAATGACCTAGATCGACTAATGTTCTTTGATCATGCTCGTAAAACTTCTGAGGTAGCTTATGAAGCCAATCCTCTTGATGCTGAT AATCTTACAAGATGGGCAGGAGCTCTACTCGAGCTATCCCAATTTCAGAGTATATCTGAATCTAAGATGATGATTAAGG ATGCAATTTCCAAACTGGAGGAGGCACTAGGAATTAATCCAAGAAAGCACGATGCCCTATGGTGTTTGGGAAACGCTTATACTTCTCACGCATTTCTGACTCCCGAGCTTGATGTGGCAAAGGGATATTTTGATAAGGCATCTGTTTACTTCCAAGAAGCAGTTGAGGAG GATCCAGCGAATGAGCTGTACCAAAAGTCTTTAGAAATGAACTCAAAG GCTCCAGAACTGCATATGGAGATTCATAAACAGGGGTTCGGTCAAACCCTTACAGGGGGAGGAGGATCTTCAACCTCATCAAACATGAAG GGcgctaagaagaagaaaaacactgATCTGTATTATGACATAGGGGGATGGTTCGTCCTTGTACTTGGCATTGCTGTATGGATTGGGTTTGCAAAGTCCCAGGCTCCACCATCACCTCCAAGATAA